In one Corallococcus sp. EGB genomic region, the following are encoded:
- a CDS encoding serine/threonine-protein kinase, translating into MTLEEGQTPGWPRDLGRFQLLSRLGRGGNAEVFRARMLQGLHAGEEVALKRVRPERLRAPEAREQLLHEAELARCLVHPHIVGFREYGELADGPYLALELVDGTDLGKVLAQCRRRRIELPIDISVMMVRHVLEALAYAHQATNAKGLPLAVVHCDVSPHNVLVSRGGEVKLADFGVARSRAGLEVDPRRVGKQNYRSPELLAGEVSVAVDLWAAAVLLYELLSLESPYPEGTSEEVEASIRGLRVTPVRMVAPEVSDPLALVLDRALAPHPSQRFSSAEQFARALASLSDDRVATPLAVAAVVRGLMGAEPVTG; encoded by the coding sequence ATGACGTTGGAGGAGGGCCAGACGCCAGGGTGGCCGCGCGACCTGGGCCGCTTCCAGCTGCTGTCGCGGCTGGGGCGCGGCGGCAACGCGGAGGTGTTCCGCGCGCGGATGCTGCAGGGCCTCCATGCGGGCGAGGAGGTGGCCCTCAAGCGCGTGCGGCCGGAGCGCCTGAGGGCTCCGGAGGCGCGCGAGCAGCTCCTGCACGAAGCGGAGCTGGCGCGGTGCCTGGTCCATCCGCACATCGTGGGCTTCCGGGAGTACGGCGAGCTGGCGGATGGGCCCTACCTGGCGCTGGAGCTGGTGGACGGCACGGACCTGGGGAAGGTGCTGGCGCAGTGCCGGCGGCGGCGCATCGAGCTGCCCATCGACATCTCCGTGATGATGGTGCGCCACGTGCTGGAGGCGCTGGCGTACGCGCACCAGGCCACCAACGCCAAGGGCCTGCCGCTGGCGGTGGTGCACTGCGACGTGTCCCCGCACAACGTGCTGGTGTCGCGTGGCGGCGAGGTGAAGCTGGCGGACTTCGGCGTGGCCCGCTCGCGCGCGGGCCTGGAGGTGGACCCGCGGCGGGTGGGCAAGCAGAACTACCGCTCGCCGGAGCTGCTCGCGGGCGAGGTCTCCGTGGCGGTGGACCTGTGGGCGGCGGCGGTGCTGCTGTACGAGCTGCTGTCCTTGGAGTCGCCCTATCCGGAGGGGACGTCGGAGGAGGTGGAGGCCTCCATCCGCGGCCTGCGGGTGACGCCCGTGCGCATGGTGGCGCCGGAGGTGTCGGATCCGCTGGCGCTGGTGCTGGACCGGGCGCTCGCGCCGCACCCGTCGCAGCGCTTCTCCTCCGCGGAGCAGTTCGCGCGGGCGCTGGCGTCGCTGAGCGACGACCGCGTGGCGACGCCGCTGGCGGTGGCCGCGGTGGTGCGCGGCCTGATGGGCGCGGAGCCGGTGACGGGCTGA
- a CDS encoding TIGR02266 family protein: MEGLSALLPSAQSMQLLVAFRDDAGALEVKVEVPGYPRAAVERLGEEVRKSGGTFVELWRLPKAERDALRSRTLAGGTPFAGNERAQAAQELRQHLEALSARGPLPPASAPQAAPPPESAPTASTGAPGSAPSRDESPRRARRFAVKLEMEFRTELDFVREHALNISNGGLFVRTAHRPPQDSVVTVDVKLPNGQRLQGEALVVHVVDDQYTGGVGLAFLSDDATFSATLDEYLASLAGEKA; this comes from the coding sequence GTGGAGGGATTGAGCGCGCTGCTGCCGTCCGCGCAGTCGATGCAGTTGCTGGTGGCGTTTCGCGACGACGCCGGCGCGCTGGAGGTGAAGGTGGAGGTGCCCGGCTATCCGCGCGCGGCGGTGGAGAGGCTGGGCGAGGAGGTGCGCAAGAGCGGCGGCACGTTCGTGGAGTTGTGGCGGCTGCCCAAGGCGGAGCGGGACGCGCTGCGCTCACGCACGCTCGCGGGCGGCACGCCCTTCGCCGGCAACGAGCGCGCGCAGGCCGCGCAGGAGCTGCGGCAGCACCTGGAGGCTTTGTCCGCGCGAGGTCCCCTGCCCCCGGCGTCCGCGCCCCAGGCCGCGCCTCCTCCCGAATCCGCGCCCACCGCGAGCACGGGCGCGCCGGGGTCCGCGCCGTCCCGGGATGAATCCCCGCGCCGGGCCCGGCGCTTCGCGGTGAAGCTGGAGATGGAGTTCCGCACGGAGCTGGACTTCGTGCGCGAGCACGCGCTGAACATCAGCAACGGGGGCCTCTTCGTGCGCACGGCGCACCGCCCTCCGCAGGACAGCGTCGTCACCGTGGACGTGAAGCTTCCCAACGGCCAGCGGCTGCAGGGCGAGGCGCTGGTGGTGCACGTGGTGGACGACCAGTACACGGGAGGCGTGGGGCTGGCCTTCCTGAGCGACGACGCCACCTTCTCCGCGACGCTGGACGAGTACCTGGCGAGCCTGGCCGGGGAGAAGGCATGA